A region of the Rickettsiales bacterium Ac37b genome:
GATATTAGAAATATTTAAAGTTCGCTAGGCTATACACCTCTAAGAGTGTTAAGGGTCCTATAGTACCAAAATAAGTAAATTACTTGATATTTATTTTCTGATTCTTTTATCACAGCTATAAAGAGCTTTTTAGCATCCAAGTTTGTTTATCATGGGCTCTAGAACGCTCTACAGCTAAATCAAATACTGATTCATTTTCTACTTGTTTTGCCTCTTCCATTACATTCGCTAAACAAGAAAGAATTGTTAACTGCCCTTCTACTAAATCTTTAATCATCGTTTGACTATCTGCTTTGTCATACCCATCTTTGATAGTATTATATTTTGCATAGGCACTAAAAGACGCAGGTACATGAAAATTTAAGGCACGAATTTGCTCTGCAATCATATCAATAGCATCAGCAAGCTCTTTATATTGATCTTCAAATAACAAATGCAATGAATGAAAATTAGGACCAGTAACATTCCAATGATAGTTTTGAGTCTTAATATACAGAGCATAGCTGTTGGCTAGTAATGTTAATAATGAGGTATATAATTTACTATTATCTATCATACTTTTTCTCCTATAGCTTTTTTTACGGGTTTTAAAATTTGATCTATTAAAGGTATTTCAAGAGAAGTAACAAAATTACGGAGCTCATTACGTGCAGCTATGTGTGACATGTTTAATTGTATATTTAATATTTTATAATTATTATCCCTAATATCAAGCAAGGTAAGCCCATGTAAGAATAACTCTCTAAATATTACTCTTTCTCCAAAGCCTGGTATTATTCTAAAGCCAATACGCTGCGATAGTTTTCCTAATATACTCCCTATATTACGCTTGTTTTTAGCATTAAGGTTACTTAATCTATTACGCATTACTACCCAATTAATGCTGGTTTCACTACGTTTAGCTTTAACCATTTTTTGTTCCCAAACCATCTGGCTATAAATTGCTGGTTGCTCTATTTTATATTGATCAATGCTCACTTTAGCAAGCACATCTAAATCTACAAAACTGTCATTTATTGGGGTAATAATTGTATCAGCATATGAGTGAGCAATTCTTGAAAGATAACTATTACTTCCAGGAGTATCTATCACTATGAAATCATTATTTTGTGCTTTATTAATTAAATTAACAAGTTGTATCTCTTCTTCTTTTTCTTTCTCTGGTATATGTAAATTTTTGCTTTCCGTAGTGATATAATGTTCTGGAAGAGGTAAAGATATATTTTTCTTAATACAAGTGTTTTTACGATTTTCAATATATCTTGATAATGATAATTGACGACAATCTGTATCTATACTAGCCACCTTAAAACCTAGCCACAATAAACTGGAAATTAAGTGCATAGCAGAAGTGGTCTTCCCTGCCCCACCTTTCTCATTGCCTATAGTAATTACATGTACCATTTTAATCCTTTATATAAATGGCTGGGAGACTTGGATTCGAACCAAGGTTAATGGAGTCAGAGTCCATTGTCCTACCACTAGACGATCTCCCATATAACAATAATATACATTATTTACAATACAAATTCAATTAATCGCCAGTTACAATACGATCAACCAATTGCTTGACTGTAGGAACAAAGCCATTTTTGTAAAATGGATCTGTAGCAAATTTATACGCATTATGACCAGAAAACATCAGTTGATTTTCTACATCACCATTTAAAATTATTTCTTGTAAAGTTTTTTGTATACAAAAACTTCTAGGATCAGCCCTTTTGCCAGTATTATAATCACCATGATCAGCCCAATTACTGAACTTACAAGCACTAAGACATCCCATACAATCAATTTGATCTCTTAATATTTCATCCGACTTTGCAGCTGTAACAAAAATAAGAGTTGAATTTGGAGTTTTCATAGCTTCAGTATAGCCATTATTCATCCACTTCTCTGCTTTAATCTTATCATCCAAACGTACATATACAGGACGCCCTCTTGGTCCAAGCGCTAAGCTAGCATTATACATATCATCTTCTGTAGTGACATATTCTATCTGACGTTCATTACGTTCTTGTAATTCTTGGATAAAATTATTGCGTACTGCAGATGAATAAAATCCTGTAGGACTAAATCTATTAAGAAAAATATCACCCTCTTTTAAAGTTAAAAGCTTCTTTTTCCATGCCTCTGGCACTGGACTTTCCTTAGTTAAAATTGGTCTTGTACCAAATTGAAAAGCTATAGGCCCTACGTCTTTATTATCAAGCCAGCTATTCATATCCCGTAAATACCACACCCCTCCAGCCATAACTATCGGGACATTATTTAATCCAACCTCATTCATAAATTTACGTAATTCTACTATCCTTGGGTATGGATCTTGAGGTTTTTCTGGATCCTCATTATTAGATAAACCATTGTGACCACCTGCAAGCCAAGGATCTTCATATACTACCGCACCAAGTAAAGAAGAAAATTTTTCATATGATCTTTTCCATAAAGCTCTAAACGCTCTCATAGATGAAATAATGGGATAATAATATACCTGATACTTAGCCGCTATTTCTGCTAAGCGATATGGCATTCCAGCTCCACAAGTAATACCATTGATCAATCCTTTTGCACCTTCAAGCACACCATGTAGAATCTGCTCTGCACCGCCCATTTCCCACAATATATTCATATGTATGCAGCCTGATGAACCACCTATATCACGAGCAATACGTGCTTGTGTAATACCACCTTGAATACCATATGCTATCAATTCATCATGTTTATCTTTCCTAGTTTTACCATGATATACTACTGGAATAACGTTACCATCTTGATCATATGAACATGCATTAACACCAGAAAATGTGCCTATTGCATTACTTGCAGCAAATGCACCTGAACTATGTCCATTACTTGCACCTATACCTTTACCACCTTCAATAATTGGTAGTAGCTCTTTTCCAGATAATATTACTGGTTTTAAATTAATAGCCATATCTAGATTATCTTATACATATTACGAGTTAAAACAATAGTCTAAAGTTATATACCTAAATTTTAAAATATAGCAAAGGCAATTTAAATATTACTTTGTTATTCGTCGCTCACGTAGTATTTCTACGCTTCTCTCCTTACTCCTAGTATTATTTAAATTGCCTTTGCTATTATGGTATATAAACGCTCTTTCCTACAACTTATAAAAATAATATTTACAATATAATCAGTAATATTATAAATACAACGAAAATTGACAAACTACTCAAATAATTTTGTAGTTTATGTAAAATGTATCAAAATATATAATACCATTTTCCATTTAAAATTAGCAACAATCTATTATACTATTTTCTTTTTATCGCTTCCCAAGCTACCATTCCTGCGCTTCCTTTTTTTTTATTACTGGCTCTTAAAATTACTACTAAACAAGCTTTTTAGCTGCTTAACGTGTGTAATATCATAAATATTTATTTCTTGCTTAAAATTTTGATTAATTTTTGTGCCTTTAGGCATAATAACATTTTTAAAACCGAGCTTTATAGCTTCTTTTAACCTAATATCTGGATAGCTCACGTTACGCACCTCCCCTCCTAAGCCTATTTCTCCAAATATAATCGTTTTTTCTGGTAATATAATATTTGTGGCAGCTGAAATTAATGTTGCAGCAATAGCTAAATCTGCAGCTGGTTCTAATATTTTTAACCCCCCTACTATATTAAGATATACTTCTTTATCGCTTAAATTTAAACCATATCTAACTTGTAATACTGCAATAAGCATAGCCATACGGTTAATATCCCATCCTACTACAGCTCTTCGTGGCATAACCATAGTAGAAGAAGAAATAAGTGCTTGCACTTCCACCATTAAAGCTCTAGTACCTTCAATTGCAGCCAAAACTGATGAACCACTAATATTTCCATCCATATTTGATAAAAACAAAGATGAAGGATTGGTTACCTCTATTAAACCAACCTCAGCCATTTCAAAAATTCCTATTTCTTTAACGCCTCCAAAGCGATTTTTTGTGGCACGAATAATACGAAAATTATGTCCTTGATCTCCTTCAAAATATAATACTACATCTACCATATGTTCTAAAACTTTAGGTCCTGCCAAACTGCCTTCTTTAGTAATATGACCAACGAATACGATAACTATATCTAATTTTTTTGCTAAGGTTATAAACTCATGAGCTGTAGATCTAATTTGAGATACCGTACCAGGGTTGGAGGTAAATTCCTCAATATACATCGTTTGTATTGAATCTATAATAACTAATTCTATATTATCCAGCTTATTTAAGGTATGAACAATTTCAGTAGCATTAGTCGCAGATAACACATGCAATGGGGAGTTTGCAAGTTCTAACCTTTTTGCTCTTAATCTAATTTGTTCAACTGATTCTTCGCCTGAAATATATATGGATTTTGTACCTTCCAATGAAAGCTGTGCCGCAAGTTGTAACAGCAATGTAGACTTACCTATACCAGGTTCTCCACCAATTAATATAGTAGATCCCCTCACTATTCCTCCCCCGAGTACTCGATCAAGTTCTACAATTTTACTTTTAATTTTTGAGACTTCTATGTCTTCTTTGCTACTTAAACTATTTAATAATAGAGCGTTGGGAGCAATATTAGCCGTTTTAGTATTACGAGCTGGCGCTACCTCTTCAACTAGACTATTCCATGCACCACAATCTATGCATTTTCCAATCCATTTCTTTGCAATTGCTCCACATTCATTACATACAAACTGTAAAGAGGTTTTATTAATATTCTTGCTTAACATCATAATATTATATATAAATACTAGAATCCTAAAATTTATACTAGATGATTATCAAGTTACATGAGAATTATTATTTCAGCAATAGGAAAATTGTCCAAAAACTCTGCAGAATATAATATTATAAAGGAATATATTACACGTATTCCATGGAATGTTACTATCAAAGAGTTCGAAGTAAAAAATACGAATAATGTAACTAAAGAAGGTGAGTTATTACTTAAATCCATAGATAAAAATTATAAAAAAATTGTCCTAGATGAAAAGGGACAAATGTTTTCTAGTAATGAATTTGCAAAATTTATTACTAATATTCAACTACAAGAAAGTAAATTGGCCTTTATTATAGGTGGTGCTTATGGTCATAGTAAACAGGTTATGGATGAAGCAGATCATATAATTTCTCTAAGTAAAATGACCCTTACCCACATTATGGCACGAGTATTTTTAATAGAACAAATTTATAGAAGTTATACTATCAATTCTAATCATCCTTATCATAAAAAATGATAGAAAGACTATATTATAGTCAAAGTACTTGGCACTTGAACAGCGTCGTTCGTCATTCTCCTGCTTTCTCTAAGCTTTGATTGCTCACTCCTTGTGTAATGCTCAAATACTTTAACTATGGATCTTAGAAAATTAAAGTTTTTCTGAGATGCATTAAATATTACCCATTATTAATATCATGGCTTGTGGTAGTTGTACCTACAAAACACATATTTATACAATGAACATTTGGAGGAAAAAAAGTATTAATATCATCCACAAAAATAGTTTCCATTGTAGAGCGTGGATATACATTCATAAGATGTAAATCTTCAGGACAAGGAACATGAGTGGAATTTAATATTGTTAGACCAGAGTTTGTAACTATTTTAAATCCAGGATAACCACCTTTAGGTTGGAAAGAATCATAATCACCTGTAGTGATTTCTTCCATATGCTTATCTAATGACGTTTTTAGATTTACTGAATAATTGCTTATATTAAGAGTATAATTCTTGCCATGACAATGGATAACTTTATTGGTTAACTGGGTTGATTGTGTTGGTATTACAGACATGATAATATCTCCTTTTAATTGTTGAGTTAGTTAGCAAAATATTATGCAGCTTCAATATCATTGCTTTCCATGATTATTCCTGAAAAACATACGTTCATACATTTCACATTTTCAGGAAAAAACAGAATAGTATCATCGTGAAGAACTGCTTTTTCTAGCTTAGAACGCGAATATATATCAATAAGATGTAAATTTTGAGGGCACGTAATATCTGTTGAATTTACTACTAATGTACCAGCATGGGTACTTACTTTAAAGCCCATATAACCATTAGGTTTTGGTTCAATAAAGTGACCTGCTCTGAGTTCTGCTCTAAAATTATCTATATCTTCTCTTATATTCTTGGGATAACTACCCTTAAGAATAATGTATTCCTCACCATTACATTCTATAACTTTACTTCTTAACCGATATGTATATGCTGGTATTATGGACATGATAATAGCTCCTCTTAAATTTCATTTACCACCTCTATTTTTATTAATAAATAAGTAGTGATATAATTAAAATCTAATGAAAAAAGCAATGTTAATCTCAGTATTTTCATTAGTTACTCCTGCAAAGCATAAATTCATACACTTAATGTGTTCAGGAAAAAAAGCATTAGTGCTATTAGTAATTACATGTTCTATTTGAAAACGTGAATATACATTAATAAGATATAGATTTTCAGGACAAGAAACCTCTGTTGAATTTACTACTAATGTTCCAGAAGAGGTACTTATTTTAAAACCTGTATAACTACTTGGTTCTGGATCAACATACTTACCTTCTCTCACCTCTTGTATGTGCTTATCTAAATATTCTTGCATATTTGCTGGATAATGATCTGTTCTCACAGTATAATAATGACCATTACAATATATAATTCGATCCATTATTTGCTTATATGCTTCACGCATTATAGCCATCCTAATAGCTCCTGTTTATTTTGTTTGATTATATGGATTCAAATATCATTGCTTTCATTAGTTACTCCGGCAAAACATAAATTCATACACTTTACATGTTCAGGAAAAAAAGGAGTAAGATCATCTACAATACTTTCTAATTTAAAGCGTGGATATATATTAATAAGATAGAAGTCTTCATGGCACGGAACTTTAGTTGAATTTACTACTAACACACCATGATTGGTCTCTATTTTAAAGCCCATATAAACGCCTGGCACTGGCTCAGTAAATTGATCTGATCTCACTTCTTGTATATGATGATTTAAGTTTCTTTGTAGATGTACTGGATAATCATCTGTTGTAATAGTATAATGCTTACCGTTACAATGTATAACTTGATTTAATATAGTTTGAATTGTAGCCATCTCATCTCTCCTTCTATACTCAAAGTTCAGTGATAACTATTATCAATCTTATTAGTAAAATAGTTAATTTTTTATTAAAAAAATAGTTAATAAGTTAATTAAATATATTTATTACGCTTACTATATATAATTATTTTGTAAGGATTTTTATACTGGAAATGCAAGCATCATAGTAGACACTCTTGAATGCCTGTTATTCAAAAGTATAAACCCTATTTGCAAGAGCTTATTTTTATGCTATTTACATTTTTATTATCCATATTTTAGTAAGTAATTATAAAATTTAAAAGGTTTACATGTTTATAATTAATTTAACCTACATAAAACCACTTGAAGTAATTGATCAACTTTTTGAAGCTCATAAAGAATTTCTAGAGCAGTATTATAATTCGGGTCAGTTTTTAATTTCTGGTGCCAAAAATCCTCGAATTGGAGGAATAATCATAGCAATTGGTTCTAATAAAAAAGAATTAGAAAAAATTATTCAGCAAGACCCTTTTATTAAAGAAAAAGCAGCTACCTATGAGGTTATTGAATTTATCCCAAGAAGATTTAATCATGTATTTGATAGTATTAAAGAGAAATTATAGCATATAACAAAAATGTTAATCATTAATAGAAACTAGAGAGAGTAATCCCTACAATTATTCTTACTTGCGGACAAAAAATGTAAGTAATGAGTAAGAAATTAGGTCATACCCGTGTAAACGGGTATCTAATGAGCTGGAACATTACTAGATTCCGCCTGTATGGGAATAATCACAGAAAATATACAGACCGGATAAATCTAAGTAAACAATAAGTTATACGTACACAAACTCAAATGTTTTTGCATATCTTAAATTAAATTAGATTAACTCAAGAATAATGTTTTAATAATAAAATTTTCTTCAAGCTATTTAATATGTCTTTTCTTTGATAGGGCTTTTGTATACAGTCGACAATACCGGCTGTAAAAGCCTTTTTAATTTCAGTATCATCGTTTACACCTGTTTGTAATAAAATAGGTATATTACACAATTTGGGATTGTTTTTAATTTTATATATTATTTCAAGACCACTAATATCAGGCATCATCAAATCAAGTAATATTAAATCTACTTCGTTAGAATGAGACTCAAGATAAATTAAAGCATCCAACCCTTTATCAATTGTAGTAATATTATAATTACTATTATGTAATATGATTTTCATGCTCATTAAACATACTTCTTCATCATCAATAATTAATATATTCATCGGATAGTTTTGTAAATGTTCATCCTCTAAAATTTCTTCATTATTTATAGATTTTAAATTAGAAATTTTATCTTGATTAGTTGGTATAATAAAAGAAAAAGTAACACCTCTATCTTTATTGTTTTCGGCCCACATCACACCATCATGTGCTTGAATTATAGCTTTAGATACTGTCAGTCCAAGTCCTGTGCCTCCAGCAGAAGTTTTAGTTCTAGAACTTTGGACAAAGGGTTCAAAAATACTTGCTAGTTCTTCATCTGGTATACCAATACCACTATCTTGTATAGAACATTGAAAAGCTTTAAGTGTAATACCATTATTACTAGATAGTACAGTTTCTTTTAATTTAATATTAATTTTTCCAAATTCCGTAAATTTTAAAGCATTGGCTAACAAATTCCTAAAAACTTGTATAATATATTCTTTATCAACAATAGCTATAGCTAGTTTTACATTACTACTAAAACTAATTGTTATTTTCTTATCAAATAAATAAATTGCATGAAACTCATATATTATATCATTAATTAAAGGTACTAAATCAACCACTTGCCAAGCTAATGTAACTTTATTAGAAAAAAACTTTGAAACATCTAATATGTGACCAATTAAATTAAAAAGACGTTCTGCATTTTCTGTCACTTTACAAGCTAAGTTATATTTTTCCTCATCACTAAAATTATCCCAATGGCTTGATAAACCTTGTGATAAAGCAGTAATACCTTGTATTGGCGTTCTTACCTCATGGCTAATATTATTTAAAAATTCTGTTTTTGCAGCAAGTGCTTTTGTTAATTGTGCCGTACGCTCTTCAATTTTGTGTTCAAGTTCAGCATTTATCTTTTGTACTTCTGCGTTTGCCTCCAAAACTTCAAGCTTTAATTTTTGCTCTTGTTTTAAAGTAGACTTCATTAATTCTAAAGTATCTACTACATGAGCTGTTTCAATGCTATTAGGTTTAGGTAATGTAATATTCAAATGACCTGTAGAAATTAAACGTGCTTTTTCAGACAAAATCATAATAGGATTAACTATTTGTGTACTAAAAAAATATAAAAGTGCTAACAAAAAGCAGCATATTACTATAGTTTTTAGCATTTCAGGCAATACTATATGATTAAATTCCTGGTTTACGATAACTTTGCTTCTACCAAGTAAAATGATATAAGGATAATCTTTTATTTTGCTGTAATAATCAAAAACTTCATTTCTATATTCAATAGGTTTAGGCAATAAGCCAAAAGATAAATCCTGAATAGAAGTTAAATAGCTATCATTGATTGCTAATTCGTTATTTACATCCTGAATATAAAATGAAGATGAGGCAACTATTTTAAAATCATCAGTTAATAATAAAAAACTTGTATCGCTATCAATGGTTTCAATAATGTCATGTGTTAATTGAGCAATATTAATTCCCAAAGAAATAGTACCAATAAATTTGTTTTGTTCATTCGTAATACCATAACCTACAGGAATAATACTATAAGTTTTTACAGGATCAACATTACTAATGGGCGCATCTGGACTAGAAAATACTAGCGTCCATGGATGCTCTGGAGCTGTTTTCATCCATGATCTATTATGTTCGTTAATAATCAGTGGAGGATCAAAAGTGGTGCCAGTGGAATTGGCAATAATTAGGCCATTGGAAGTAGTAAAATCAAATATACTTAAATTTATTACCTCAAGTAATACGCTTGTAGATGCAAAGGTATCATACAAAATTGTAGCCACTTCTTTAGGAGATATTGATGGAAGTTTTTGTATTTTTTTACCAGCTAAAAAGCAAAAATGCGATATATAATAAAAATTTCTTTCTATAAAATTACTAATTCTGACTTGGTCTTCGTTATAATGAGCTAGCTTATCTTGCTGTATTGAACTATAATGAAACCAACCAACCACAAAAGATAATAATAAAATCATTAATGGTGCTATAAATACGAAAAACAGATATTGTTTATATATAGATCTAATTTTTAGCACTATTTTCTCTTTTAAAAAGGTTTTAGCAGTAAAATATATATTACATATTATTAAATAACTTATTATTTAATAAGTTTCTACTAAAAGATTCAACTATCTTTTACTATCTGAGTATATAGTAGTATAATGACTAAATGTAAATTAGATAATACATTTTAAAATTGCTTAGGAAAACATTATTAAATAACGTTTTCCTAATTTTCAAGTTTTTATAATATAAATTATATATTTGAAATGCAATTTTTATATTTTTATTGCATAGAGCTTTCTACCTGAATATTGGTAAGAGATTGCTTAATATAACGATTTTCATACTTCTTAGATAAGTTAGTTATTGGCTCTTGATGGTCAAAATATAATGGATCAGAGTGATAAACTGGATCTATACGAAATGCTTCAAAAGCAGCAGCAATATTACCTACAATTTTTGATGAATTATCACCAAATAATTCTGATATATGTTTAGCATATACTTGCGTATTTAAGCTTATTAAATTAGTCAAAATTGAAATTGGCTCTATTTCGGATAATAGCAAATCATAATATTTTTTTAACTCAGGCATAAAAAACAGTATATCAGTTGATTTTTTTAATGTTTCAGAAGCCTGATACCCAGGATAAATTTGCTTTAGAGTATTAAATAAATTTTCTGCAAATTCTAGATTATTCTGGTGTAACATAGCGTTTAAATTTGCCACCATTGAAATAATCTGGCGATATTCTGGGTCCTTATAATCATGTTTTTTTATAATATTTTCTACCTCAAGATTTTTTAAAAGTTTTAAATCTTCTTGAGATTGCCAAGCCATACTAGCTAAACGTAATTTATCAAGAGTTCCGTCATTGTTATATGGCCTTAGTTCTTTTGGAAAATTTAACCATACTATAGACCAATCTGTTAAAGCAATCCCAATAGCAGTTTTTACTATAATATCTCTTTGTGTAGACGAATTTCTATATAATTTAATAAAATCTTCTGTACCTAATTCTTTCATTGCAATATCAGGGCCTACATTTAATCCTAAATAATGCCTAGATAATTCATCGTCTTGAACCTTAGTAATAGCACGTAATTTAGGCAAAGGCATAAAAGATACATTGGATTTATTACCCAAAATAGTTGCTCGAGAAGAAAAATTACTAGCATCAACTATGGTATTATGTGCACCTATACCATATAATACTGCAGTAAGTTTACCATATCCATGGCCAATATCATATAGAAATTCATATGCCTTAGAAGAAAGATCTTTATATTTTTCTAACAAAATATACATACTCTCTTCAAAAATTTCTTTAAATATCAATTCTTTGCAACCTGTACTAAATTGTTTTTCCAATTTCCATAATAAATCATTTTCTGTAGAGGCTAAATTACGTTTAACATTACCTTGAAAGGTTTGCTCCTGGCAATTTCTACTCTCCCCTCCTCTTTCAATATCACCTCCTGCTCCTCCAAAATAATTATATTGAATTCCATATTTGTCAGCTAAAGCACGTTGCAATTGTATAGATTTATCTACTGAATGGAGTGCAGAGGTACCAGATTCACGTTCAGAATCACTAAATCCTACCATGCTCTCAATCCTAATTTGTTTAAGATATTGATCTAATTCAGGATTTGCTCTGCGACGTTCTACAAAATAGTTAGGTCCTTCTTTAAGTAAACTTTTAATACCACTAATATCGGGAATAGCTAATAACTCTTGCAATTTACTTTTACCATATTGTTTTATTTCAGCCTTTATAGTTTTTATAAAGAAATTTTCAATTTTATATAGTATATATTCATGTATAATGGTTTCGCTATGTTCTAAATCTTTCATAGATTCAATTAAAGGCATAGTAACAATTTTATTATTATAGTTAAAAATATTAAGTAAAAAATCCTGAATAAACAAATCCGAACAATGTTCTGTATTAGATATAATGCTCTTCTGAATTATTTGATCATTATTACAACTGATATTATTTCTCCATAATTCACGATGTACTTCTTG
Encoded here:
- a CDS encoding DNA repair protein RadA — translated: MMLSKNINKTSLQFVCNECGAIAKKWIGKCIDCGAWNSLVEEVAPARNTKTANIAPNALLLNSLSSKEDIEVSKIKSKIVELDRVLGGGIVRGSTILIGGEPGIGKSTLLLQLAAQLSLEGTKSIYISGEESVEQIRLRAKRLELANSPLHVLSATNATEIVHTLNKLDNIELVIIDSIQTMYIEEFTSNPGTVSQIRSTAHEFITLAKKLDIVIVFVGHITKEGSLAGPKVLEHMVDVVLYFEGDQGHNFRIIRATKNRFGGVKEIGIFEMAEVGLIEVTNPSSLFLSNMDGNISGSSVLAAIEGTRALMVEVQALISSSTMVMPRRAVVGWDINRMAMLIAVLQVRYGLNLSDKEVYLNIVGGLKILEPAADLAIAATLISAATNIILPEKTIIFGEIGLGGEVRNVSYPDIRLKEAIKLGFKNVIMPKGTKINQNFKQEINIYDITHVKQLKSLFSSNFKSQ
- a CDS encoding Chromosome partitioning protein MipZ; the protein is MVHVITIGNEKGGAGKTTSAMHLISSLLWLGFKVASIDTDCRQLSLSRYIENRKNTCIKKNISLPLPEHYITTESKNLHIPEKEKEEEIQLVNLINKAQNNDFIVIDTPGSNSYLSRIAHSYADTIITPINDSFVDLDVLAKVSIDQYKIEQPAIYSQMVWEQKMVKAKRSETSINWVVMRNRLSNLNAKNKRNIGSILGKLSQRIGFRIIPGFGERVIFRELFLHGLTLLDIRDNNYKILNIQLNMSHIAARNELRNFVTSLEIPLIDQILKPVKKAIGEKV
- the rlmH gene encoding Ribosomal RNA large subunit methyltransferase H: MRIIISAIGKLSKNSAEYNIIKEYITRIPWNVTIKEFEVKNTNNVTKEGELLLKSIDKNYKKIVLDEKGQMFSSNEFAKFITNIQLQESKLAFIIGGAYGHSKQVMDEADHIISLSKMTLTHIMARVFLIEQIYRSYTINSNHPYHKK
- a CDS encoding Nitronate monooxygenase; this encodes MAINLKPVILSGKELLPIIEGGKGIGASNGHSSGAFAASNAIGTFSGVNACSYDQDGNVIPVVYHGKTRKDKHDELIAYGIQGGITQARIARDIGGSSGCIHMNILWEMGGAEQILHGVLEGAKGLINGITCGAGMPYRLAEIAAKYQVYYYPIISSMRAFRALWKRSYEKFSSLLGAVVYEDPWLAGGHNGLSNNEDPEKPQDPYPRIVELRKFMNEVGLNNVPIVMAGGVWYLRDMNSWLDNKDVGPIAFQFGTRPILTKESPVPEAWKKKLLTLKEGDIFLNRFSPTGFYSSAVRNNFIQELQERNERQIEYVTTEDDMYNASLALGPRGRPVYVRLDDKIKAEKWMNNGYTEAMKTPNSTLIFVTAAKSDEILRDQIDCMGCLSACKFSNWADHGDYNTGKRADPRSFCIQKTLQEIILNGDVENQLMFSGHNAYKFATDPFYKNGFVPTVKQLVDRIVTGD
- the evgS gene encoding Sensor protein evgS precursor produces the protein MILLLSFVVGWFHYSSIQQDKLAHYNEDQVRISNFIERNFYYISHFCFLAGKKIQKLPSISPKEVATILYDTFASTSVLLEVINLSIFDFTTSNGLIIANSTGTTFDPPLIINEHNRSWMKTAPEHPWTLVFSSPDAPISNVDPVKTYSIIPVGYGITNEQNKFIGTISLGINIAQLTHDIIETIDSDTSFLLLTDDFKIVASSSFYIQDVNNELAINDSYLTSIQDLSFGLLPKPIEYRNEVFDYYSKIKDYPYIILLGRSKVIVNQEFNHIVLPEMLKTIVICCFLLALLYFFSTQIVNPIMILSEKARLISTGHLNITLPKPNSIETAHVVDTLELMKSTLKQEQKLKLEVLEANAEVQKINAELEHKIEERTAQLTKALAAKTEFLNNISHEVRTPIQGITALSQGLSSHWDNFSDEEKYNLACKVTENAERLFNLIGHILDVSKFFSNKVTLAWQVVDLVPLINDIIYEFHAIYLFDKKITISFSSNVKLAIAIVDKEYIIQVFRNLLANALKFTEFGKINIKLKETVLSSNNGITLKAFQCSIQDSGIGIPDEELASIFEPFVQSSRTKTSAGGTGLGLTVSKAIIQAHDGVMWAENNKDRGVTFSFIIPTNQDKISNLKSINNEEILEDEHLQNYPMNILIIDDEEVCLMSMKIILHNSNYNITTIDKGLDALIYLESHSNEVDLILLDLMMPDISGLEIIYKIKNNPKLCNIPILLQTGVNDDTEIKKAFTAGIVDCIQKPYQRKDILNSLKKILLLKHYS
- a CDS encoding YCII-related domain protein — translated: MFIINLTYIKPLEVIDQLFEAHKEFLEQYYNSGQFLISGAKNPRIGGIIIAIGSNKKELEKIIQQDPFIKEKAATYEVIEFIPRRFNHVFDSIKEKL
- the mrgA gene encoding Metalloregulation DNA-binding stress protein, translating into MIDNSKLYTSLLTLLANSYALYIKTQNYHWNVTGPNFHSLHLLFEDQYKELADAIDMIAEQIRALNFHVPASFSAYAKYNTIKDGYDKADSQTMIKDLVEGQLTILSCLANVMEEAKQVENESVFDLAVERSRAHDKQTWMLKSSL